TCTGGGATGATTCGGATGATGTCAACAAGCCTTCGACGCCCATCATTTCCTTGCACAGCACGGATTCTGAGATATTTATAAGAGGATCTCCGTGGGAAGTTCCTATAGCTCTGCGATAAAAACCTTGGCTCTGCATATAGCCCATAGCTAGGAAGACCAATGGAAATAGAATTTGAAACACCTGTCATTGAGATGTTTGCACTGCATAGACACAAAGTTTTTTCATCAAATAAACAGCCAAAATAGGTGATGCTATGCATATATAGCAAAGCTTTCCAGAACACAGATACAAGTGGGAAAGGAAATCATTCAGGCTAAAAAAAGATGGCATGCACAAGTAATATAGATGGATCAGAATGACTGGCTGATTACAGGTGCTATTTTTGGCTGTGCATTGCTCCAATGATATAGATATACAGTGTGCTTAATGATACTACTACCACATACCACTCTATCAAGCTATTTCCAATAGCTGATAATGCTAGCCCTGAAGAGGTGCATTATAGAAATTCTTAAATCCTAGTTTACAGTCATTACACACATCAAGAATAATGGGAGTAACCACTCAAAAAAAGAATAATGGGAGTAACAGATTATTAGTCAACAGAAGAATGTAGTAGTTCACATCACATAATTATACTCACAATGTAAACTAGCTCTTAGTTTCCACGTGTATTGCTTCCACAATAAACTAAACCTAAACTGCAATCTGGACTGTGAACAGCATACAATATTCTGAGGAGAAAAAACAAGGCACTATCTTTCCATACGGATACGGTGAGTTAGCATGCAAGATCAACTCCAACAGCGACCGTCACAATTCACGAATATGGAAGAAAAAAACAGTAATACACTAACAAATTCACCGGTAAAGTGTCTAAGGTAAAATACAGAGCAAGCttaaaaaattaacaaaaaCTGAATCCTGAAGGTCACATCTCCAGCATCTGACCATATCACTAAGAAATAACAAAATAGAAAATACAGCAACATTTTTATTTGAATAACACAGACTTTGGCTCCTATGTACCACGAAATTCTCCACTTCCATCTCAAACAATAGCATTTCTGTCGCTTTGGGACTAACACTCTAACAGGTTAAAGTTGGACAAAACTCCCTCATCAAATACCCATATTGTCTTCAAATAATTAAGTGCTTCAGAGTATTATTACATAAGGAAAGCATATTACTTTCCAGAAGCCTCTTAGTTTCATCCACATAAATAAAATGATTCTCAGAAAGGAAGAATCAGTGGCAGACTTCAATTGGGCCCTAGGGGTCAGATCTGGAAAAATGTCCACGGGTTGCACACTCCATGGCTGGCGCCAGGAAAAATTTTCTGGCACAACGCAATCACTGTACCAATTGTAACAGATCATAGGTTTCACAAGTTGGAAATTAGGCTAATTGGCTTTGTTCAAACCAAAACATCAAGACCTAACATGGTAAGATTACATAATTCTTAAAGAAATTTACAGCGAAACAAGACATTCTCATACTTTCGAAGTGCTTGATTACGCTTCCACATACAAATACTTCATCTTTCTGTAGTCCAATACTCTAATTCGAAAAAATCTGCTAGCGGAATCGAGGGGAAACAATGCTAATCAGCTAATCACCAGATTTAAATACACGccaaggagaggaagaggggaggACAAAACCTCGCCGCCGTCTATTGCAGATTTTTGTTCTCGCTCTCCCGCCCTCCCCTCGCTGCCCTTCGCCGGCTCTGGCCGCTGGGCGCTGCGCGGCTGCGGCGTCTCCTCGGCTCCCGGCTGGGGATAAGCGGCAGTGCACGGACGGGAGTCCCAGGCGTCGAGCACTAGCGATAGCGAGCCACACTAGCATACTCACGCTGCATCGTGTGATGTGTACCACTGGGCCACAGCCCACGGGGGAAGAGAAGGGGGGCTGGTTCGTGTATATGGGCAGCGCACGGTGGGGACGGTCGGCAGCGCTCCCACGGCTCCGAATGGCAGCAGCACCGGTGGAGACGCTGAGCGCGGATGCGAAGGGCAGCAGCGAAGATGCAGCGTGTTGAGGGCGGAGCGGGGTGTCTGCAGGgcactagcagcagcagcagagtaGCGGcgtggagcagcagcaggggcgCAGCAGTTGCAGTTGCTGCGGATGCGGCGCAGCTACGGGAGAGGTGGGCGGCGAGGGAGTAGCGCGGTGGTGTTGGAGCCAcagagaggcggaggagggagcaGTCAGCGTCTCAGCGATATTGTGCGGCGGAGGAAGAGATGAGGATTGGATTCGGTAGATAAAGGAGAGgaaaaatgatagaaaataaaaggagggagaaaatagaaaaaaaaaggcggAGGAAGGAGCAGTCAGCGATATTGTGAGGCGGAGGAAGAGATGAGGATTGGATTCGGTAGATAAAGGAGAGgaaaaatgatagaaaataaaaggagggagaaaatagaaaaaaagtggagagagaaaaatgaaaaaaataaaataaaaaaagaatgaaagggGACAAATTTAATTATTGCTTAATCTATAATTATTTTaaccatttttttattttgcatgaAATCACACTGTAAATGGATGAAATTGCACTATAACCACATCAGATAGTTACGAGTATAATGGACATTTTACATCTTTCACCCGTTCAATTAAAAGCAGAAGAATCCGTTTTACTAAACGCTTTTCCAAATAACTTTAGTTGTACCAAAGAAACTGCTTCTGAGAAGCCACATCCTGAATTGTTTTCGGCATCTCCTGTGCTGCTTCTGAGGGccagtttggtagggctccagctCCAGTTTCTCCTACGGCTCCAGCTGAAACCCTACCAAATAGTTTGATAAAAAACGACTCCACTCCTAAAGCACTAGAGGAGCCGAAACCATTTTATATGAAAAAGCCGGAATTAAAAAAGTATCTCCTCCTTTCCAAGAGGAGCTGAACCCTGCCAACCAAACTGATCATAAGAAGCTGCTTCTGTGCCGCATGGACGCACACGCAGTGCACGAGGTCGTATTCTCGTGTGCTGGTGGCATCGTGCGCGGCATGCACACTCAGCAACCATGAATTGTTTTCGGTGGAAAAGCAGCCCTACCAAATATGCCTTCTTTTACTCCTCGCCGCATGCCCACAGTCCGGCGATGGCGGCAGCGCACAACCACACAAGCAGAGGCGAGCGAGGGCGTAACCAAACCGTGCCTCACGCGTAGGCGAGCGCTGGGCGTCAAAACGTCATCAAAACAAAAACGTGCGCGTCGGTATCCGGCGTCAGCTGTCTCCGAAGCGAGGTGATGAAAAGTGCACGGTCATAAGACATTTTAGACCGATAACGAAACCTGTTGTACGTACGTGGGAAGAGTACTCTTCTAACTTTGATTCGTGTGCAAGTTGGTCTCTTGGTACACGCATGCATGTATCAGCTACTGCACATGTAAATAATCGATCAGAGGAAATAACCGCACAAACGGGAGAAAACTTCAGAGGCCAAATGCTTCTTTATTTCAGCATTATAGTAACTGTTTTGAGCTTATAACAGCATCTAATAGGAAGGCTACTCAGTTACATAATACACGCTTGTATGGTAGGAGATCCACACCTCTCGTACAGTATTTAAGGATGACCGTTGATCTCTGCATTTATTTTTGACGCTGGATCGTCAGCAGGCTCACACGAAATTCACGTACAGTGAAGTCATGACGTCCTTGAGGATGTGTGGGAGGGTGTAAGCATCTTCGCGCTTGTATACGAAATCCATTGTGCGTGCAATATTGACCACCTTTTCCAAAACTGCCATGGGATGTTTCTGCTCGAGGCATtcttggaccatgtccatccaTGCTTCTTCGACTATTTCTCTGATCTTCTTGTTTGCCTGAGACACCGTGAACCCATACTCTTTCATGCAGGTTTGAACCGTGGATGCCACGTGATCCGAAGCTTGCTCTCGCTTCAATGGGAAAAAAGGGGTAATGAGAAAGGTACTTTCGTGAAACTATGACGAttcttatttttccttttaataGTAACAAAAAAGCACACTTCCGTTGTTTTACCTGTATTAATTTTCAAAAAGTGGAAAAATTGCCAGACGTTTTGAAGTACATGAAGATATAGTATGCACTAAATATTTATATATGACTATTGAAATAAAATGTCTATAATATTAAAGTGTATATGTTGAGTGAATTCGTACCTCATGTGACACGATGTCATTCATAACGCGCCCGATGATACAGAGACCTCTAACAATTTTTGGATAAGTTCTTGTCCACCTAATTGCCTCACTCGTAGCCACATCACCCATTGAAATGAGTGCAAAAGATGCTATTTGCATACATCCACTGCTAGGCACAGAAAGCTGTAGGTGCTCTTCGACCTTGGTTGGCACATAGTGTTCGTCCCTCCATTTCACCTCGGCACGGTAGTTTTTGGCAAGGTCAATTACCTAAGTATGCAGATGGTACACAATGTTAAAACCTAATATGTGTTGAAGATTGGATATTTGGCGGCATGCACCTGTACCATTCTTGTATACGTTTTTTACCAGTTCTTTGACCAATTCAGCGTGCTTGTTGTTCTGAAATTTTAAGTCTTCCTCGATTCCATTTGTACTGCTAAGTGTATTGAGGTAGAACTCCCTCAGGTGTTCTGGGAGCTGGTCAGTGGCCTGTTCATCCCACCTGTCAATAAACTCATGCACATATTGTAAATTTCGTATGAGAGCGTACGCACGTAAATCCTGTTCGTCTCAATTTATTTTCTCAAGATGATGTGAGCTAGGCCAACCTTTCCAGTGCTGCAGTGAAGACGTTGCTTTCCTCCGTGGTGCTGTAATTGTCATAGAAGTCGTCAAACAAGGACGCTAGCATAACCAGCTTCGTCAGCATTATCCTGGAGTACGAGTAATAAGGCTCGTAAAAAACTCCCGTCATCCAAAAATGCACCTCTGCCAGTCTGTCCCGGGCGAACCCTAAATCTGTCACCGACTGGAAGTTCTTCCACCACCTACGGCGCAAATCATGTATCATCAATAAGTAAATGAAATTAGCACATTAATTGCACGACATAAGTatcatcaagttgttttaacttttaacgTAGTTACATTGTAAGAGCCTTCAGCTCCTCGCAGTAGATAGTCTGCAAGATGTTGTAGTCCAGCTTGGCAAACTCCAGCATGGTCTCATCTCGCGCAGCCTTCTTCTCGTAAACCGAGATGAAACGCCGTGCCTCGACCCTCTCGACCCTCCTGAAACTCGGCGTCTCCAGCGTGTACCTCACCTCTTCCGCCACCTCCGGCTCTAAGCTCTTCATCAGAGACTCGAGCCTGCTCCTGGCGAAAGCGATGGCGCTGTCAAGCACCTCCTCGCGGCGGACCCTGAGGTGCGCCGCGTCGAACAGCATCAGCAAGCACTTGACGTCGTCGCCGGCTGCGAAGTTGCCTTCCTCGTCTCTAAACTTGGCAAACACATCTGCATTACATTTGTAGCGATCACTAGTTTGTTTAACATCCATAATTAATAATGTTTGTCAATCAGCATATGTGCATTTTTCTGACATTCATTCTTACCTGAGGTGACATTGAACCCGTTCTTCCTGAGCAAGTAGAACCGCAGCGAGGTGAGGTAgaggtcgccgccgtcgtcgtcctcgtcggcaTCGTGGACGACGGCGCGCAGCAGGCCGTTGATCTCCTCCCCGAAGCGGTAGTCCACCCCGATCCGCTGCAGCGCGTCGACGAGCTCCAACTTGGCGGCCAGgtcgacggaggcggcggcggccagcacggcccgcctcagctcctcctccttggtccgcgcctcctccttcatGGCCAGGAGCTCCGCCGGCGTGCACGGCTGGTGGCCGAGGAAGAAGTCGCCCCAGGGGCTCGGGTGGTAGGGCCGGGGCTTGTGGCGCTGCTCCTCCTGCATCGCGGTGCCcaagctggaggcggcggcggccatggcaaCACCGTACCTACGGCTTGATCGGGCAGGGGCTTGGGCTGATGGGACGACGCACGGGGAAGAAGAGAGCTTGTTGCTAGAGCTGGTGTGTGTAGCTTAGCAGCTAGCAAGCAGTGGCGCTCAGCTGTCTGCTGTGTGATGGAGGCTTGGAGACATGGAGAGTGCCTGGCTTTATATAGGGCCAGCTAGCTATAGGCTACAGCTCACCGTACGACGCCCGGCCGGGGGCTGGGTGGCCGGCGGGCCGCACACATGCAAAAGATGCGCGGGTCCGAAACTCCGAACGACACATGTGACACGAGGCCTGTTAGACCGGCTACTCGTCAACGTCGCTTTGCGCCCTGCCGCCCTCGAATTAGGCAGGAAGATGACGCTACGTATACTGAGGAAACTGAAGAGTAACAAACCAAAACGATTGGTTTCATCAGTTTTAAAAAAATCGGTTATACAAAAATACGTACTGATCGGTTCTACAAAAGTCGAGATTAACGAAATTCGGTCTCGATTAGTTTGTCCGGTCATAATCGATATAACTGAGCCTAGCAGAGAACGTGCAAGGAACCTCATAAATTATATCGACTAAAACGGATTATCATCTGTTGAAAGAACCGACTATCGAAATAATCTCGGTAGTCCACGATATGCATCTCGAGCATCGTTCAGGAACAAACCGCATACTATTTTTACATCATGACATAAGGATACATATGAGAGCAAACTTTAGACCTCGTTTACAAGTCTTAATCATCGTACTAAAATTCAGAAATTATAATTACAACATATAACAACTAGAACATGAGAGTTTTCACCGGAGGTTCTTAACCAACTTAGATGTAGCCTAAGTCTAGGTGGCTATCCTATCATGTTTTTCTTAGATTAAGAGTTACAACGCAGTGGGAAGATAAAGAGTATTAAAGGGGCAACATGATGTCCTTGCCCACAAGACACCACCTGCCTAAGCTTGGAACGACTTCCACTATCCATCCACATTGTAGGCTTTGGCGGGATGAAGGCGGCTATCACTCATAAGAAGGAAAACCGGCAAAACAACGAGAGTACCGTAAGTACATTGCGTACTTGCAGGACTTATCCTAATACTATGAATTTGGTGGATACATGAGGCTAGTCAAATTTTAACATTTAACTATAAAAGTGCGTGCATAGTTTATCAAGTGGATAAGCAAAAGACATAGCATCTACATTTCTATATCAAGCATCAATACAATTGCATAAGTAAAGTGATCATGCAATCATGAGCTCAATATTCCATAAGCTCTTCACGGAACTCTACGTTAAAGTCCAAGTATAGGAGCGTGCTCTTTGACCGGAAGCGCGGCTATTGCAATAGATTAAAACCCTGTGGGGGTGTACAGGTTTTCCCACACGAGACACAAAAAGACCAACGACCATACCCTCGGCTTAGGATAAGTGTTGATTCATGCCCCCGACCGTTCACATACCCACACCCGACGATGAACGAACGGTCAGAAATGTATAGATGCACCAGGCACGGCCGATCACACCTCATCCCACTCCGGCTGAATCCAATCAAGGCAAGGTGCGACTTATTCTACTTAGCTTGCCATTCCCACATTAAGCATGCTCACAGGTTGCACACTTCGACGGTACACAAGTTTTTCTGGTATAACGCAAGCGCTGTTCCAATTGTAAAAGTTCATAGGTTTCACAGGCTTGAAATTAGACTAATtggcttgttgaaaccaaaaTCTGAAGATATAACATAGTAAGATTACTTACTTTTTAAAGAAATTTACAGCGACACACGACATACTCATACTTTGGAAGTGCTTGGCTATGCTTTTTTCATACAGATAGTTCATCTTTCTTTAATCCAATAATCTAGTTCGAGTCTTCGAAAAAAATAATCTAGTTCGAAAATCTGCTAATCGGCGGATTCGAGGGGGGGAAATGCTAATGAGCTAATGCTAATCCCCAGACTTCAATACACGCAAAGGAGactaggagaggaagaaggaaggacaAAACCTCGCCGCCGTCTATTTTGCCAAATTTTGTCCTCGCCACCCCGCCGTCCCTCACTGCCCGTCGCGGGCTCTGGCCGCTGGGAACTGGGCGGCTGCGGCGCCTCCTCGCCTGGGGATAGCGGCCGTGGGGGTTCCCTCCGGTCCAGGCGTCGAGCGAGGTCGGGACTCGGGAGCATCCATCATCGTCCGGAGCCTGACCGGCGATGGCCGCACGAGCACAGAGGCGAGGTTATTGTAGATGAGACGGCGCCATGGGCGCAACCAAACCGTGCCGCTCACGTCGGCCAGCGTGGGCGTCAAAAGGAAAACGTTGCGCGCGCGTCAGGTCCGGCGTCTCGAAAGTGAGGTGAAAAGTACACGGTCATAAGTCACTGTACCCTTCCCACTTTCATTAgagtatataattttctacccataCCCTCCCCGTTGGAGGTGGGTGTGAATTCGGGTATGAATTATGAATACCCAGCAACAAGCCTAACCtagacatatatatatatatatatatatatatatatatatatataaaattatatACCTATTAAAAATGGGGAATGGAGAGGGTACAACTTATCAATTGGATATACATAGTATCtagtacaaaattaattatccaTTGAATATGGGTGAGAATAGGGAGGGTGATGATTGGATAATATATATTTGGATTTAGGTATGAATAAGAGTAGCTTTGTCCATACCTGGTAGGCCTAGTTTAGGTACATAAATGatgtatctaaaaaaattaaaattaatagtaatttaggacggagggagcaaTACGTAGGGAGTACTCTCTAACTTCGATTCGTATACAAGTTGGTCTGCGGTCTCTTGGTAGTTGATAAT
This portion of the Setaria viridis chromosome 7, Setaria_viridis_v4.0, whole genome shotgun sequence genome encodes:
- the LOC117865190 gene encoding (E)-beta-caryophyllene synthase, producing the protein MAAAASSLGTAMQEEQRHKPRPYHPSPWGDFFLGHQPCTPAELLAMKEEARTKEEELRRAVLAAAASVDLAAKLELVDALQRIGVDYRFGEEINGLLRAVVHDADEDDDGGDLYLTSLRFYLLRKNGFNVTSDVFAKFRDEEGNFAAGDDVKCLLMLFDAAHLRVRREEVLDSAIAFARSRLESLMKSLEPEVAEEVRYTLETPSFRRVERVEARRFISVYEKKAARDETMLEFAKLDYNILQTIYCEELKALTMWWKNFQSVTDLGFARDRLAEVHFWMTGVFYEPYYSYSRIMLTKLVMLASLFDDFYDNYSTTEESNVFTAALERWDEQATDQLPEHLREFYLNTLSSTNGIEEDLKFQNNKHAELVKELVIDLAKNYRAEVKWRDEHYVPTKVEEHLQLSVPSSGCMQIASFALISMGDVATSEAIRWTRTYPKIVRGLCIIGRVMNDIVSHEREQASDHVASTVQTCMKEYGFTVSQANKKIREIVEEAWMDMVQECLEQKHPMAVLEKVVNIARTMDFVYKREDAYTLPHILKDVMTSLYVNFV